In Acinetobacter sp. TGL-Y2, a genomic segment contains:
- a CDS encoding glycoside hydrolase family 73 protein: MASTYEDKLNFIASIYCSVRRIAFKKDVSWETILAQVAQETGWGEKILVGTNNIFNIKADSRWKGPKSKHLVWEDKPNGKRVQEYHDFRNYKDLEEAIEDRVKFLEENQRYHKFFSNGVRGIFEREAQALEDAGYATHKEKNKATGSFELVYADKLVEVFRGPSMRKAIARGESNGQCTIVNAVFLDDDNSKEINKEVEILIDGNIKITKVTDSNAIIKGIVVKPNGTISFKKDNIIVPAKIPSAKAPLNIKITKASTPIADKLDQHNGTPSTRQTPVQNSKQTQTSIQAPNTDKSLASFKIKFLENDTNKSIENFSYGIFYKNKMKEHVGDSRGEEQVRAEPGSKITIYVKDFSGKLNQKIEEFNVQENVLKIIKIPIREIKVLIMNHSSTKAMENYHIISEYRGSKKNKYTKNDGTIILKGLAGFGVKLTIPSGQVVLPETYFDNKVLFYKRALFEKYEKPTLAKPTQTPPLKTDGEIVVSKNKTAPISQNDVRGNNGHPIKLVSKEGTFEVETYLDTTKALASNLSYEIVYKGQSRVHISGSTGRKLHKCEINEEISIKYKSGNKILIEKYTVIENMSPIKIYITKSKGGFNKAIFAQTLKANSTAKSRGLCAMYVRLAFEAAGGKVNPRPGSAYQYVKVMQDNGFREVDKDGYTPQIGDIYIIDRFGSHVHGHISGYNGSQWISDFRQNGINIYRGRPTISYRIFRSYD; the protein is encoded by the coding sequence ATGGCTTCTACATACGAAGATAAACTAAATTTTATTGCTTCAATCTATTGTTCTGTAAGGAGAATAGCATTTAAGAAAGATGTGAGTTGGGAGACTATATTAGCTCAAGTTGCTCAAGAAACTGGGTGGGGAGAAAAAATATTAGTAGGTACAAATAATATATTTAATATAAAAGCAGATAGTAGGTGGAAGGGCCCTAAAAGTAAACATTTAGTCTGGGAAGATAAACCTAATGGAAAGCGTGTACAGGAATACCATGATTTTAGAAATTACAAAGATCTTGAAGAAGCAATTGAAGATAGAGTTAAATTTTTAGAAGAAAATCAAAGGTATCATAAATTTTTCAGTAATGGGGTGAGAGGTATATTTGAAAGGGAAGCTCAAGCATTGGAAGATGCTGGATATGCTACACATAAGGAAAAAAATAAAGCTACAGGGAGTTTTGAATTAGTATATGCAGATAAATTAGTAGAAGTCTTTAGAGGGCCTTCAATGAGAAAGGCTATAGCTAGAGGTGAATCTAATGGACAATGTACTATTGTGAATGCTGTGTTTTTGGATGATGATAATAGTAAAGAAATAAATAAAGAAGTTGAAATCTTAATAGATGGAAATATTAAGATAACAAAAGTTACAGATAGTAATGCGATTATCAAGGGTATAGTTGTAAAGCCAAATGGAACTATTAGCTTTAAGAAAGATAATATTATTGTTCCAGCTAAAATTCCTTCAGCTAAAGCTCCTCTAAATATTAAAATTACTAAAGCGTCAACTCCTATAGCTGATAAATTAGACCAACACAATGGCACTCCTTCTACGAGACAAACGCCTGTACAAAATTCAAAGCAAACGCAAACTTCTATACAAGCGCCAAATACTGATAAGAGTCTAGCTTCTTTTAAAATAAAATTTTTAGAAAATGATACTAATAAGAGTATTGAAAATTTTTCATATGGAATTTTTTACAAAAATAAAATGAAAGAACACGTTGGTGATAGTAGGGGGGAGGAACAGGTCCGTGCAGAACCTGGTTCAAAAATTACGATTTATGTTAAAGATTTTTCTGGGAAGCTGAATCAAAAAATTGAAGAATTTAATGTTCAAGAGAATGTATTAAAAATCATTAAAATTCCAATTAGAGAAATAAAAGTGTTGATAATGAACCACTCTTCAACGAAGGCTATGGAAAATTATCATATTATTTCAGAATATAGGGGTTCAAAGAAAAATAAATATACAAAAAATGATGGCACAATCATTTTAAAAGGCTTAGCCGGATTTGGAGTGAAATTAACTATACCCTCAGGTCAGGTTGTGTTACCGGAAACATATTTTGATAATAAAGTTTTATTTTATAAACGGGCTTTGTTTGAAAAATATGAAAAGCCTACTTTGGCAAAGCCAACACAAACTCCTCCATTAAAAACAGATGGTGAGATTGTTGTTTCAAAAAATAAAACTGCACCAATATCGCAAAATGATGTGCGTGGAAATAATGGGCATCCTATTAAATTGGTCAGTAAAGAAGGCACATTTGAAGTAGAGACTTACTTGGATACTACAAAAGCGCTAGCATCGAATTTAAGTTATGAAATAGTTTATAAAGGACAATCTCGTGTCCATATTAGTGGAAGTACTGGGCGTAAACTGCATAAATGTGAGATAAATGAAGAAATAAGCATAAAGTATAAAAGTGGTAATAAAATATTAATTGAGAAGTATACTGTAATTGAAAATATGTCTCCTATTAAGATTTATATAACAAAATCTAAAGGTGGGTTTAATAAAGCTATTTTTGCCCAAACTTTAAAAGCAAACTCTACGGCAAAAAGCCGAGGGTTGTGTGCAATGTATGTTCGATTAGCTTTTGAAGCAGCTGGTGGAAAAGTTAATCCTAGACCAGGCTCTGCGTATCAATATGTAAAAGTTATGCAGGATAATGGGTTTAGAGAAGTAGATAAGGATGGATATACACCACAAATTGGTGATATATATATAATTGATAGATTTGGGTCACATGTGCATGGGCATATTTCTGGTTATAATGGGTCACAATGGATTTCGGACTTCAGGCAAAATGGAATAAATATTTATAGAGGACGGCCTACCATTAGTTATAGAATTTTTCGGTCTTATGATTAG
- a CDS encoding type VI secretion system Vgr family protein — protein MLNNIHSILENLGLSRQKRALHIQFSNPALNAQVFVQRIQGQHQINTGLKADVLCLSTNAHIQLKQFIGCQVAIDQVTDLGKLSRTTGIITGASQGQSDGALTLYKLTLEDATALWHKRRNSRVFMNKSVIDITEVMFKEWQSKSPLFSASLNLTTKELQQDYDIRPFVMQANETDYDFLTRLWRSEGINWLVDETVHVVAMNASEIQPQKLRLIDDNSSFEALDRRHIRFHRSSATERFDTITSFVAQRNIHSNAIQLQRWQSDTLAQDQGEASLSSHIHSEQHDNETLSLEQAWTISPAWISDLNGEDQTTASSSAQLSKLNTQLSQYQDLQSKYFSAQSSVRDAHVGYWFEFSGHAEIDQHQGSDRELLILAKHFYNQNNLPKDLLNQVDALLDLSRWQHLKTQERQANELSLVRRSVAVVPEFDPLKHRPLAYPQRAKVVGPAGETIYVDQWGRIKVRFVFTRSDDHGHDGGAGSNDNDTDSAWVDVLTSWAGEGYGSRFHPRIGEIVVIDFFDGNVDRPFVVGRLHEAERYQTMFDIKGQLPDTKKLSGIRSAEVGGTGFNQLRFDDTTGQISTQLQSSHAATQLNLGNLSHPKDKEQSNGRGEGFELRTDAFGAMRAGKGMLITTYAQENAIADHLEAAQAQSLLTQGEESMKMLSQLAVKQQTDALNVITRLPKFIQSLQIKNTAQALQSTVNLFKDGLANDPLNALKDCGGFIEDIGSFGGSAKGIVDEFNAYFEDAKEAIDNLKEFIENVETHGSDLLKGKFASIKQGIQDNPLQAIQDVGKAISSVDLTDEKWLISCTGFGGDKGLSEITPSKALSSLQGFMEGYTQGLENSHDDKKQEQGKLFRQALMLLASPNGIALTTPEDIILQASQDIAESAQGSINLSAQKNIVGHAQDKISLFAAQKGFRAFAAKGKLELQAQDDAIELIARKVIKLISTEDKIEITSPKEIVLTAGGSQLKINSSGVFSTTGGKFESKAGQHLFTGGGTVNAQLPKMPESGMYSKRIDLKNLVPENLLNTELNYKIINQTKKVEYIGKLDEFRTNRLFSDASDQIEFRFIDSENGENGTMFISLSDPDDELFSCLNEIGTEDDIDENNGVE, from the coding sequence ATGCTTAATAATATTCATTCGATTTTAGAAAATTTAGGTCTTAGCCGACAAAAACGCGCCTTACATATTCAGTTTTCAAATCCTGCCTTAAATGCTCAGGTATTTGTTCAGCGCATTCAAGGTCAACATCAGATCAATACTGGTTTAAAGGCCGATGTGCTGTGTCTCTCCACCAATGCGCATATTCAATTGAAACAATTCATTGGTTGTCAGGTGGCTATCGATCAAGTCACAGATTTGGGTAAGCTGTCACGCACCACGGGGATTATTACAGGGGCAAGTCAAGGTCAAAGCGATGGTGCATTAACTCTTTATAAACTCACTTTAGAAGATGCAACTGCTCTATGGCACAAACGACGCAATAGTCGGGTGTTTATGAATAAGAGCGTCATCGACATTACAGAGGTGATGTTTAAGGAATGGCAAAGTAAAAGCCCGCTGTTTAGTGCCAGTCTAAATTTGACCACCAAAGAGTTGCAGCAGGATTACGATATTCGTCCCTTTGTCATGCAAGCCAATGAAACTGATTATGATTTTTTAACGCGTCTGTGGCGCAGTGAAGGCATCAATTGGTTAGTGGATGAAACAGTGCATGTCGTTGCAATGAATGCGTCTGAGATTCAGCCCCAAAAGTTACGCTTAATCGATGACAATAGCTCCTTTGAGGCTTTAGATCGACGTCATATTCGTTTCCATCGAAGCAGTGCCACAGAGCGCTTTGATACCATTACGAGCTTTGTAGCACAGCGGAATATTCACTCTAATGCCATTCAGCTTCAGCGCTGGCAATCGGATACATTGGCGCAAGATCAGGGCGAAGCAAGTCTGAGCTCACATATCCATAGTGAACAGCATGACAATGAGACACTGAGTTTGGAACAAGCATGGACCATTAGCCCCGCATGGATCAGTGATTTAAATGGGGAAGACCAGACCACTGCATCAAGTAGCGCTCAGCTGTCAAAGTTAAATACACAGCTCAGCCAATATCAAGATTTACAGTCAAAATACTTTAGTGCGCAAAGCAGTGTACGTGATGCACATGTTGGTTATTGGTTTGAATTTTCTGGTCATGCTGAAATTGATCAACATCAAGGTTCAGACCGTGAACTCCTGATTTTAGCTAAGCATTTTTATAATCAAAATAATCTGCCAAAAGATTTGTTAAACCAAGTCGATGCATTGCTCGACTTAAGCCGTTGGCAGCATTTAAAAACCCAAGAGCGACAAGCCAATGAGCTGTCTTTGGTGCGCCGAAGTGTTGCAGTTGTTCCAGAATTTGATCCTCTAAAGCATCGGCCATTGGCCTATCCTCAGCGTGCCAAAGTGGTTGGACCTGCAGGTGAAACCATCTATGTCGATCAATGGGGGCGGATCAAAGTGCGTTTTGTGTTTACCCGTTCTGATGATCATGGGCATGATGGTGGGGCAGGTTCAAATGATAATGACACAGACTCCGCATGGGTGGATGTACTGACTTCATGGGCAGGTGAAGGTTATGGTTCACGTTTTCATCCACGTATTGGTGAAATCGTGGTGATTGATTTCTTTGATGGCAATGTCGATCGGCCTTTTGTGGTGGGACGTTTACATGAAGCGGAGCGTTATCAAACGATGTTTGATATCAAAGGACAGCTCCCAGATACTAAAAAACTCAGTGGTATCCGATCTGCTGAGGTAGGAGGCACGGGCTTTAACCAACTGCGTTTTGATGACACCACTGGGCAGATCAGTACCCAATTACAAAGTAGCCATGCAGCGACACAATTGAATTTAGGAAACTTAAGCCATCCTAAAGACAAAGAACAAAGTAATGGTCGAGGTGAAGGATTTGAGCTGAGAACGGATGCATTTGGTGCAATGCGTGCAGGTAAGGGCATGCTGATTACCACCTATGCACAAGAGAATGCCATTGCAGATCATTTGGAGGCTGCACAAGCACAGTCTTTACTTACTCAGGGCGAAGAGAGCATGAAAATGCTCAGTCAGTTGGCGGTAAAGCAGCAAACCGATGCATTGAACGTGATCACTCGACTTCCTAAATTTATTCAATCCCTTCAAATTAAAAACACCGCTCAAGCATTACAATCTACGGTGAATCTTTTCAAAGACGGTTTAGCCAATGATCCTTTAAACGCACTCAAAGATTGCGGCGGATTTATTGAAGATATTGGCTCATTTGGGGGGAGCGCGAAAGGCATTGTGGATGAGTTTAATGCCTATTTTGAAGATGCTAAAGAAGCGATCGATAACTTAAAAGAATTTATTGAAAATGTTGAGACACATGGTTCTGATTTACTCAAAGGTAAGTTCGCAAGTATAAAGCAGGGGATACAGGATAACCCACTTCAAGCCATACAGGATGTAGGTAAAGCCATCTCAAGTGTTGATTTGACAGATGAAAAATGGCTCATTTCATGTACTGGATTTGGAGGGGATAAAGGTCTATCGGAAATTACGCCATCTAAAGCTTTGAGTTCATTGCAAGGCTTTATGGAAGGCTATACTCAAGGTTTAGAAAATAGTCATGATGACAAAAAACAAGAACAGGGTAAGTTGTTTCGACAAGCCCTTATGTTACTGGCATCCCCAAATGGAATTGCACTCACCACACCTGAAGATATTATTTTACAAGCTTCACAAGATATTGCGGAAAGTGCACAAGGTTCAATTAATTTAAGTGCTCAGAAAAATATTGTGGGACATGCGCAAGACAAGATCAGTTTATTTGCAGCGCAGAAAGGATTCCGAGCGTTCGCAGCAAAAGGCAAGTTGGAACTGCAAGCGCAGGATGATGCAATTGAGTTGATTGCTCGTAAGGTGATTAAGTTAATTTCTACTGAAGACAAGATAGAAATCACCAGTCCGAAAGAAATAGTACTCACTGCTGGCGGCTCGCAACTCAAGATTAATAGTAGTGGTGTATTTAGTACGACAGGTGGCAAGTTTGAGAGTAAGGCAGGGCAACATTTGTTTACGGGTGGGGGAACTGTAAATGCCCAGTTACCAAAAATGCCTGAAAGTGGAATGTACAGTAAACGAATTGATTTAAAAAATCTTGTACCAGAAAATCTTTTGAATACAGAATTAAACTATAAAATTATTAATCAAACGAAAAAAGTAGAATATATTGGTAAATTAGATGAATTTAGAACAAATCGTTTATTTTCAGATGCTTCCGATCAGATAGAATTTAGATTTATTGACAGCGAAAATGGAGAAAATGGAACAATGTTTATAAGTTTATCGGATCCTGATGATGAGCTATTCAGTTGTTTAAATGAAATTGGCACTGAAGATGATATTGATGAAAACAATGGAGTTGAGTAA